From the Labrus mixtus chromosome 17, fLabMix1.1, whole genome shotgun sequence genome, one window contains:
- the il11ra gene encoding interleukin-11 receptor subunit alpha, whose amino-acid sequence MPGLLSSPVCLTVIWFLSWSLRPSCAQIQSDEVSGIQYEHLESNVKLACGKSQIRIPVVWHHNHSSVLPWRMVTSDGTLVLLHVNHSAQGNYSCYDNRGLLLHSVNLRLGRPPGPLSISCQVPNHTHVRCSWEESVRTFLPAKYNASFRGNGQEWKPCVVDNTYKHCDIDHPALWQTIHTLRVTETNALGSETTYDRFKLHELLKPEPPESLLVKELEGYPKRLVVSWRFPSSWPLHVAFPLLFHVRYRPHGSIYWSEIFSLESPATIFDALAGHLHQVQVRAHDEVNLESQWSEWSPLFLCKPWEVYTTPNPDEEDIIPFITKPETSTAKSHNPEFEDEGNVGLVILLVLFSVVILTTVLSLIFVVWVRQRRRDHVTKQELTSMVKMKSMPI is encoded by the exons TGTCGGGTATACAGTATGAGCACCTGGAGTCCAATGTGAAGCTGGCATGCGGGAAGTCACAAATCAG GATACCTGTGGTGTGgcatcacaaccacagctcAGTGTTACCATGGCGCATGGTGACATCAGATGGAACCTTAGTACTGCTGCATGTCAACCACTCTGCGCAGGGCAACTACAGCTGCTATGACAACAGAGggctcctcctccactctgtcaACCTCAGGCTGGGCC GTCCCCCTGGGCCACTGAGCATTTCCTGTCAAGTGCCCAATCACACACATGTTCGCTGCTCCTGGGAGGAATCTGTAAGGACATTTCTGCCGGCCAAGTACAACGCCTCCTTCAG GGGGAACGGTCAGGAGTGGAAGCCATGCGTTGTAGACAACACCTACAAGCACTGTGATATAGATCATCCTGCCTTATGGCAGACCATCCATACCCTGAGAGTGACTGAGACCAATGCCCTGGGGTCTGAGACAACATACGACCGGTTTAAGCTACATGAGCTAT TGAAACCAGAACCTCCAGAGTCCTTGTTGGTGAAGGAGCTGGAAGGTTATCCGAAGAGGCTCGTCGTCTCATGGCGCTTTCCCTCTTCCTGGCCGCTCCATGTTGCTTTCCCCCTTCTGTTTCATGTCAGATACAGGCCACATGGATCTATATACTGGTCTGAG ATTTTCTCTTTAGAGAGTCCAGCCACAATATTTGATGCCCTGGCTGGCCACCTCCACCAAGTCCAGGTCCGAGCCCACGATGAAGTGAACCTTGAGAGCCAGTGGAGCGAATGGTCACCCCTGTTCCTCTGCAAACCCTGGGAAG TTTACACCACCCCTAATCCTGATGAAGAAGATATCATCCCCTTCATCACAAAACCTGAAACCTCGACTGCAAAGTCACACA ATCCTGAATTTGAGGATGAAGGTAATGTGGGTTTGGTGATTCTACTGGTTTTGTTCTCCGTGGTCATCCTCACCACCGTCCTTTCCCTCATCTTTGTTGTGTG GGTGAGGCAAAGGCGGCGCGATCATGTGACCAAACAGGAACTTACCTCAATGGTCAAGATGAAGTCCATGCCAATTTaa
- the tmem267 gene encoding transmembrane protein 267 gives MQGFYSKLDSSPSSSPLLGVGLGREGAPVPLSLAVETEKAQALLQTFSSASLLASAGLGVFCVVADHALQLSVIQHHLWLRAALDNATHGLIGLWSWAVVIGLRKKSDLYEVLLAGLLASIIDLDHFYMAGSLSLKAAVSLPQRPPLHCSSLIPVLCLSLRFLMWIGRLKDAWCSLPWMLFISMVTHHVRDAVRHGLWVCPFGNTAPLPYWLYVSTTATLPHLCSVLMYLTGTRDVISTKHGVAIDV, from the exons ATGCAAGGGTTCTACTCCAAGcttgactcctccccctcctcctcccctttatTGGGGGTGGGCCTTGGGAGAGAAGGTGCTCCTGTCCCTCTCAGTCTGGCTGTGGAGACGGAGAAAGCTCAGGCCCTTCTACAGACGTTTAGCTCCGCCTCTCTGCTGGCATCAGCAGGACTTGGTGTGTTCTGTGTGGTGGCAGACCACGCCCTtcagctgtcagtcattcaGCACCACCTTTGGCTGCGTGCTGCCTTGGACAACGCTACGCATGGGTTAATAGGGCTGTGGTCATGGGCAGTTGTTATTGGACTCAGGAAAAAGAGTGATCTGTATGAGGTGCTGCTGGCTGGTCTTCTGGCTTCAATCATAGACCTGGACCACTTCTATATGGCTGGATCCCTGTCACTCAAG GCTGCTGTGTCGCTCCCCCAGCGTCCTCCTctccactgctcctctctcattCCCgtgctctgtctctccctccgtTTCCTCATGTGGATTGGGCGGCTCAAAGATGCTTGGTGCTCGCTGCCCTGGATGCTTTTCatttccatggtaacacacCACGTCCGGGATGCAGTGCGTCACGGTCTATGGGTGTGCCCGTTTGGCAACACGGCACCGCTCCCTTACTGGCTGTACGTGAGCACCACAGCGACGCTTCCTCACCTATGCTCAGTGCTCATGTATCTGACAGGAACCAGGGATGTGATCTCCACCAAACACGGAGTGGCCATCGATGTTTAG